The genome window caaactCGAATCTCTCTCAGTATCAAGCTGAGAATCCTACCAGCGAAATGaaaatcattacattttacaGTCAGCTGATAGATCAGCCTGGCAGTTATTATAACTAAAATAAATTATACAGTAGGCTAGTCTTGAGTATGATGACTCACAGGGTAATATAGGAGAACGTCTTGCTTTATTGTTATCGAAGATTTTATATAAGAAGAAATGACTTAATGTTGTTCAATATCTTACATCTACCAGAAGTAATTAATACAGTTTGTCCAAAGGCTGGGACTCACCTGTCCATGGCCCGGGTCTTCATGTTAACACTGTTCCAGTCGGCTTTGTAACTctccctctgagcctggttcTCTTCATGTACGCTGCAGGCCAGCTCAGCCCCCACCACGGCCCCAGCACGCTTCTCAATAACAGTACACACCTGCATTATCACGGTTCTGTGTGGGTGAAGTTCTGTCCTTATATTGGTTTTATCACCTCCGTTAGTTTCTAGGACTCCTCTATCTGCCTGTCTTGGTATCTCTGCGTTCGGTGTTCTTCTCTCtggactatctgtctgtctgtagttgcTAGCCAAGGTAATCTGTGATGGTTCCGAtagctctgtcctctctcttgcctctgtggtgatggtgatggtctGGTGGTCTCTGCTGTCTGTGTCTGGGACCATGCCCGTCTGTGTCTTTTATAGAAGCCCTGCTGCTATTTCTAAGCCATGTTGTCACTCCACAGCTAGTGTGCGCTGACACCTGACACCAAGAGCGGCCCGTCCCTGACTTTGTCCCGGGAGTTAGAACTGACAGACTTAGGGCAGctgttgagaaagagagagggaggtggctgggggagagaggaagagagagagagagagagggagctggctgggggagagagaaagagagtgcggTAAAGAAATGGGAGTGGGTGGGTTACCGGTAAATGTACTCAGAATCCCCTGATACCCAAATTATACCCCCAATCCCCTCTATAATCACCCCGACCTAACATGCCAAATTGAGGGGCATCTGGTTATCAAACGAAGTGGAAAGTTTCCCTCATAAGAGCACTATCAGACCCAGTGTTCAgagacatgtaaacacacacgaGCACACGGGAGGGGGTTTCTGAGAGCTGGCATCTGAATAGAGTTTAGGCCTTGATGTACATATAGCAACCAGTGGCAGAACACTAATGTGGAAAGAGATCAGCCCATGCTAATAATGCTGGGTGATGAGGGGAAACTCTATTGCCCCAAAAGAGAATACATAGATtgagcatacaaaacattaagaactctttccatgacatagattgaccaggtgaatccagatgaaagctatgatcccttattgatgtcacctgttaaatcacttcgatcagtgtagatgaaggggaggaggcaggttaaagaaggatgtttaaaccttgatacaattgagacatggattgtgtatgtgccatttgaaaggtgaatgggcaagacaaaaaatgtaagtacctttgaacaggatatggtagtaggtgccaggcgcaccggtttgtgtcaagaactgcaacactgcttagtttttcaagctcaacagtttaccgtgtgtatcaagaatggtacaCCACCCAAAGGCCATCcagccaactgtgggaagcattggagtcaacatgggccagcatccctgtggaacgctttcgacaccttgtagagtcaatgcccggatgaattgaggctgttctgaaggcataaggcaactcaatattataaaagtgttcctaatgtttggtatactcagtgtacatgtacatatactgtacataaacaTACATACAGATTTTGAAACTGACAGTTATCTTGGTAGCTAGCAGTGTGAAACTAACAGTTATCTTGGTAGCTAGCAGTGTGAAACTAACAGTTATCTTGGTAGTTAGCAGTGTGAAACTGACAGTTATCTTGGTAGCTAGCAGTGTGAAACTGACAGTTATCTTGGTAGCTAGCAGTGTGAAACTAACAGTTATCTTGGTAGCTAGCAGTGTGAAACTAACAGTTATCTTGGTAGCTAGCAGTGTGAAACTGACAGTTATCTTGGTAGCTAGCAGTGTGAAATTGACAGTTATCTTGGTAGCTAGCAGTGTGAAACTAACAGTTATCTTGGTAGTTAGCAGTGTGAAACTGACAGTTATCTTGGTAGCTAGCAGTGTGAAACTGACAGTTATCTTGG of Salmo trutta chromosome 1, fSalTru1.1, whole genome shotgun sequence contains these proteins:
- the LOC115197627 gene encoding telethonin, with translation MVPDTDSRDHQTITITTEARERTELSEPSQITLASNYRQTDSPERRTPNAEIPRQADRGVLETNGGDKTNIRTELHPHRTVIMQVCTVIEKRAGAVVGAELACSVHEENQAQRESYKADWNSVNMKTRAMDRQTINMNDDSRRETYTRQWEARSLAQACPSGVYRVGTVERGVREHQLLPKRNTLPLPIFTPAQLGIRLGRGAPHTQEDLRPFPIPDGACPGKRAVVEITQDLPPAKPLRMEFAKAPKALGRSMSQEVQRG